The Alnus glutinosa chromosome 1, dhAlnGlut1.1, whole genome shotgun sequence region CTAGAAGAGAAGATCAAGTCATGCATGTTAATTTGGCAAGGTGCAAGTAAAGACTAAAGACAGTACTGCTCTAGCCAGAAGAAATGATTGGTCCGAGTTACAGGAGATACAGCTCTATACAAAGATAACcgagaaaaagatattcatataGCTTCCCAAGTACTTGGAATCAAGGCCTTGTTGAGATTACTTGGCCTGGTTCACCATATTACTCAATTATCATGACTGTTGGCACTTGAATGATCACTGCTACTCTGGGCACTACCATATTACTCAATTATCATGACTGTTGGCACTTGAATGATCACTGCTACTCTGGGCACTACCAAGTTTTTGAAGAAGAATGGTGATTTCAACCCGATCTCAATGCTCTAACCTACTGAATGCATTGTAAACCCTTAACTGATGTTTTCAATATAAAACAAGACATCAAATTAAACACAATATAATAAAGGTACAAGTAGTTTGAGGCTTCTTTATACTGTTGCATACTTTTTGAATCTGGTCGGTAGAAATATGCAGTTTATTTCCCCAACTGGATAAGCAACCTTGCTACTCTAAATGTGGAAGCCAGATTAATCAATTGGAGTTGGAGCCTTGGTTGGAACTGCCTTTGTTGCTCAATTTACGATGAATGTATACCTGGCTCCTGTACTTGAAAATCACACATGCTCCCAAATGAGTTGAGCGTCTAGTATCCCTCCCATTCCATGTCAGCCATGCACAAAATTAATTATTCTCAATTCGAGCAAAGCAATCCATCTCCGTTCGGTTGAATGGTACGCAACCCCCCCTTTGTTTTGGCGAGTAATCATAACCCAGGAACAAGATCatgaaaaaattattcatattcgagAAGGCACTAGCAGTGGCAGCAGATGGAGATAACGGGCTTGGATTAAGCCTCATGGTTACTTAGGGAGAATGTTATTATATGAAACGATGCTCATGAGCATTGGGCCAAGTATTGAGCTCAATATTAATGATTAGATTGGTTGCACGATAAAGTGGGTCAACAAATCATCTATGATTATGGAAAATGGAGGGGAAAAGAGACAGGAAATAATGGAAGAGTGAccagaaaatgaaaattatcatAAACAGTTTTCTCTGTGAAAACGGATTGGCTTTAACCACAAgtcaaaattaaaagagaaggAATCTTCACTTTTCACTATTCAGCTTTTGACTCATTTTAAAGTGAGCTCCAGCCTTCTGATCCCTGCTCAGGATAGAAAGGTATGTGTATATTGGGATGAGAAAGGAATATTGTTAACGAAAGCTGTAACGACCAGAGGTCCAGAGGtacatatagatatatatagggAGTGTTCAAGTGGTATGCATGAGGTTCCCATTTCAAAATGTTTCACCAAATATAAAGTGCAGACAGCATAACTGATGGGGATTATAGAGATTATGCGATTTAGTGAAAAGTACagagaaaagggagagaaaacgaTACACAGAATTTATACGTGGTTCAGCAGTGTGCCTACGTCCACAGAGCAAGCGTCTAATTTTTCACCAACAAAGAATAGTTACAACgcgcgcgtgtgtgtgtgtgtatatatatatatagagtatcCCCAATTAAACCCTAGCATGGTAAATTGAAATTCCCAATATACCCTTAACCATACCACAGGGCTGCCTCCAACCTATTATTCAACCCTTGCATAACAAACTTAAATTAAGCTGCAATGGATCTCATGGGCGGCTCCACTCCCAACATTTTGCTTACGCTCCCCCATGAGGCCTTTATACTAAAGACCAATGTTACATCCTTATTCAGAATATGAACTACCATCTCTAACGATAAccgaataatatatatatatatatatatatatatatatatatatatatataaacacatgaTAAATTAAGATTTACCTCCAGAGTTTCAAAAGACCTTTGAAGGTATTCAACTTCTGAATCAAAATTGGCAATGTAAAGCATCGCATCCACCCTTTTAAATGCAAATGGTATATCAAGCATGGCCTTGAGAAATTTCTCAGCTGGGCCTAGCTTAAATGGTGATTCATCTTTGAACTCTGCTAGATTACGTTCCTCTTCTTTGGTAGGAGCCATCTTCAATAAACTTTCAAGAAGTTCTGTCCCTAATGCGTCAGAGTTGCCTGTTTGTATTTAGAGAGAAGTTCCAAATATTCAGAGCTCCAATTGTTTGAATGATTAATGATTATATATCAAATGCGCACATGcgcacacacatacatacaaaAGGATTGGTCATGCTAATGACATTGAGAAAATCACAGCAACACCTAATGAGAagagaatgaaataaaaatgaaccATTCTGGAACGGGGGAATTTTTTTAACTCCTTGCAACACCAACTTCTATACAATGAAATTTGCAAATGCAttaaatttgtagtttggaaatGGCACTGCTTACAAGGACAGCGTGGTGTTGGAACTGTCAAACCCAGTACAGCGCAACACACATACAGAGAGAGAGCTTCATTTTTAGCTTTCTCAGGAACAGAATAAACTTCACAAAGTAAATGCTATATAGCAGGCGATGATATATTATCATTCGGAGTTTGTGATCACAGAAATGgctttaaaattaacaaccatCAACGCCATAATAATCTGGTTTCAACTTTTGAGACAAATTACACTCAAAACAAGACTTTGAGCCTACTTGAAGAGCCTAGGAGAATTGTAAACATCAAGGCTACGCACTAAGAAAAATACCAAAGTTACTCAATTCTAAATTGACAGGGCACATATCGAAGTGTACCAACTCAAAGCAAAGACATTGATTGTAAAACTTAAAACCCAACAGTAACATTGGGAATTTCCGGCATCTGGCGTCCTCAAcctcatgatttttttttttgaaattgccaCATGATAACAAGAGCAACCCAGCATGCCTCATATTATAAGCTCATACAGTAGTGAGGCACAAATTAAGTTCAATATTCAAGTAAccataattgaaaaacaaaaacttgaaaTCAGGAATAACTTGCATAACAAAGGAGGGCCCCGCTATTTTACTACAAGGGGTCCACGCAAGTTTTACAGCAGTTACCTTCCAAAAGAGCTTCACAGACTTCCTCAATGGTCACATTCAGTGCCCTCAACAAAATTGCAATGTTCTGAGACTTCTTCGGATCAAGCACCCGACTCTCCTGGTTCAGCAAAGGGAGAACCAGACGCCGGCCATTATCTTTCGAAGTGgaattcaaattattattattattgttaaccaTAAACAGTGTCTCAATCATTTCCTCATTCAGTCTGCAACCAAAATAAGATTCAAACTTAACAAAAGACATAACTTCCACAAACAAGCAAAACTGGATTAGAATGCTTTGGATTTTCAATTCTCCAGGTAACTCTCTATGGAGTTCTTAAAATCCAAACTATTACTTTTGATTAAATGGTTCAGATATTGCCCTCTCAACATTTCTACgcatctttattttttctaaaccTTTTACTTAAAATAGTGGTTAAAGATAATGACTAGGACTTTAAAACTCTTAACCTACCTAAAGTTACCTTGGAGATATTCCTGATCCAGAAAAAGTAATCATATAAtccaaaacaacacaaaaacttTGAACACCTAGAAATGAAAAGGTTAAAAAGTGATTTATCTTACTGAAAAGAACTAGATTTCATCTGATCCCACACCGTAGCTCGATCCGAGCTCGCTCTAACCTTATCCCAATGTAAAGGTTTCAATTTTGGTCTGGGAGTATCCTCATTCCTCTCCACAGTTCCGTTGCTCTGCAATTGCTCACCAGCCGAAATTGGTGCGACATTTTGCAAAACAACAGGCCTAGAAGGCGGTACAAGAACAGGCGGCCCCGAATTGGGCTCTCGGTTCGGGCCAAGAGTGGTCGGAACTTCCCAAAATCTCGGCGGCGGAGGCGGTGGAGGTGGTGGCGGAGGCAGTTTTGTCGGAACACACTCGATTCTCGCCGGTGATCGCTTACTCTGCCCCGAAACGTCCGAATTTCTCCCCGGCGAATTCTGGGTACTCCCTGAGCCTCtctctgatgatgatgatgaatacAAAAACGATGAAGAAGAAAGCGATGGGAGCGTTGTCGGTATCAGCCGAGTTGGAACCGGAATCGGAGCCGGGAAACCGATCACGGAGTCGGGGGATTTGGATTTCAAGCTTGTGGGACTCAAATTCAGAGCTGGGGATGCAGAATTCGACACAGAAATAGTTGGGGAGGCCGAATCCGAACATGGATACGACGCAGTTCTCGAATTGAAGCTTCTACTTCCGAAATTTTCATCATTGAACACTCTTCGGGAGCTCGATCCGATACGAACCGGACTATCTTTTCGGCCAGAAGACCCTCTCGGAGAAAAAAACTCTTCTTCTCCTTCATCGTCCTCCTCATTCCCAGATGAACCCACTCCAGCACTTCCATAACTCTGCTTGAAACTGTGCTTCGGAAGCGGCGGAAGCGGCTTGAGCTCCGGCGAACCCAGTTTCTGATACTGGGTGGAGGCCGAGACTCCGGCATTGCTCGAATTCTCTGCTTCCCCGTCGTCGATTCCATGGGGAGTAGCTAATGTACCCAGGTAGAGAAACTCGGAGCTTTGGTTGGACGGGCCGGAGCGAGGAGGAGGCTTGAGGGTTCCATCGGAGTACAAGCGGAGGCTATCGGCGCGAGAGGTCTTGTCGTCGGCGGTGGAGGTGGTGGAGAAATTAGGGGCGTGCTTGCGGTAGTAGATGAAGGCAGAGAAGGCGATGAAGAGGGAGGCGATGAGGAGGGAAACGGAGACGGAGATACCAATGAGATGGCGGTGAGAGTCGGAGGAGGAGGGGCGGGGGAGGAGGAGGTCGGAGATGTTGGCTGGGAATGTGGCGAGGGCGGTTGGGGAGGGAGGGGGTGGAGGGGAGGGTAAGGATGGAAAGAACGGTTTTGGTTGGGTggtggaggaagaagaagaagaagggagctTTGGTTGTTGTTGTGGTTGTGAATTAGGAGATGGGGAAGGGGGTTGGGTTGGAGGGAAGGAGTTAAGTGGGAAGAAGGGTTGGTGGAGGAGGTGGCGGTGGTGGTAGCGATTGTTGGGAGGGAAGGTGGAGAtagtggtggtggtgatggAGAGGAGggtgaggaggaggaggaggaggaggagggaggtGGTGGGCATTGTGGTCTCTTGAAGTTAAAGGCCGGGAAGGAATGTAGTGTTGCTGGTGGGGACTGCTTTGATTATGTGacagagggagagggagagggagaagaagaacaaCCGTGCTTTAATGGCCGGGTAGGTTCCACAcagaaacacagagagagagagagacagagagtaaAAAAGACTCTGTTTTGGATGTTTACTTTTGACAATCACAGTTTTAAGACTCTGTTTTCTTGATTGCTGAGTTAAAAGTTTGGTTCTTGATGGGTGGTGGTGcagagagagggaaagagagacagGAATGCAGATGGGTTACTGAAGATAGCACAGACCAAACCCGGAAAGAGTAGTGTAAGGTTGAGGGAAGAGAATGTCGTGtaactgagagagagaggagagggtCTACATGGTGGTTGTAACATGTGAGTTTGTGAGAGAGGAGAGAACAGTGGGAGCAAAGAGAATGGTAGTTCAGACTTCAGAACAACCCCATAAGAGCTTTTACCTCTGAAAATACACAAGCTGATGATGGATAACAAAAAGTAGCCATGAACATTTTCAACGTCTGGAAATTTTCTAACCTTGGTGTCGAAGGTAAAGATATGAATAATGGGCAAGAAAAGAAATCTTGAAGAGATGTGTAGGAGAGGTTAAAAATCTCTGACAGACAGAGACACAGACGTAGAGTTCATTATTGGGATTTGCACTTCTTTCTCCTCATGTgagattcttttttctttctcctcataCTGCCATACTGGTGTAGATGAGCTGTTTCCACTGTGTGAGGTTAAAGTGAAAGTAAAAGGAAACACACGAGAAACTTTTC contains the following coding sequences:
- the LOC133875621 gene encoding formin-like protein 2 gives rise to the protein MPTTSLLLLLLLLTLLSITTTTISTFPPNNRYHHRHLLHQPFFPLNSFPPTQPPSPSPNSQPQQQPKLPSSSSSSTTQPKPFFPSLPSPPPPPSPTALATFPANISDLLLPRPSSSDSHRHLIGISVSVSLLIASLFIAFSAFIYYRKHAPNFSTTSTADDKTSRADSLRLYSDGTLKPPPRSGPSNQSSEFLYLGTLATPHGIDDGEAENSSNAGVSASTQYQKLGSPELKPLPPLPKHSFKQSYGSAGVGSSGNEEDDEGEEEFFSPRGSSGRKDSPVRIGSSSRRVFNDENFGSRSFNSRTASYPCSDSASPTISVSNSASPALNLSPTSLKSKSPDSVIGFPAPIPVPTRLIPTTLPSLSSSSFLYSSSSSERGSGSTQNSPGRNSDVSGQSKRSPARIECVPTKLPPPPPPPPPPPRFWEVPTTLGPNREPNSGPPVLVPPSRPVVLQNVAPISAGEQLQSNGTVERNEDTPRPKLKPLHWDKVRASSDRATVWDQMKSSSFQLNEEMIETLFMVNNNNNNLNSTSKDNGRRLVLPLLNQESRVLDPKKSQNIAILLRALNVTIEEVCEALLEGNSDALGTELLESLLKMAPTKEEERNLAEFKDESPFKLGPAEKFLKAMLDIPFAFKRVDAMLYIANFDSEVEYLQRSFETLESACEELRNSRMFLKLLEAVLKTGNRMNVGTNRGDAHAFKLDTLLKLVDVKDTNGKTTLLHFVVQEIIRAEGSRLSGTNQSQMAEKSQQSTFQDEAEKSQQSAFRDEVEYRKLGLQVVSGLSGELTNVKKAAAMDSDVLSSEVSKLAGGIAKISEVVKLNEDIALKQTCRKFSLSMNGFLKKAGEEIVRIQAQERGALSLVKEITEYFHGNSAKEEAHPFRIFMVVRDFLSVLDCVCKEVGKANERTIVGSARQFPMPVNPTLAPVFPVFNGRQHDGSSDDESSPSS